The window gtttttatgtgctgaaaaacgtacggaaagaagcaggagaatcaatTAGCAACGTTTGATGGTTTTAATGCTTACAAATGGTTTAACGTAGACAGTTTACCGATTCTTCCAAAAATCACTTTACATCTACTCTCCTTTGAACAGGCTTGTTAGACTGGTGTTGTCAACCAAAATATTACTTTTGAGTAACAAGTAATCTGTAACAGCTTAGAAGTAATTCGCACCATGCTTGCTACCTTGGTTTTTGGGAATGACTAATGTTTTTGAGGGTCTTTCTGTTTACTCTGGTGGGATGTTTGTCTCACCGTGCCCAGCTCATAAGGGAAGGGTCCCTGGGATTCCTCTTCTATCTCGAAAGTGGCGATGATCCAAGTTCTCCTGTCACGGCTCAGCACCTCTGAGCATGCTGGACTTGATAAGTAATATATCTGAAAGACGACAGTCACCCAAACCTGTTGTTCCCACTTTAAAAACTCCACTCAACAGAACAGGAATTTTCTTTTAGGCCATGGAGTGACAGGTCGTAACTCAAAAAAATCTATAGACGGGGAGTGGACTTTTTGTGCAGCTGGCGATCCAGTTCCCACCAAGTCTATTCAGTCACGTGTTGTACTGTGAATACGATCTCTCAGAGTAGAAACGGAGAGATCAGCTTCATCACAAAAGGGACTGTAACAAAACCCTTCACTCCACTTTAGCACAGGGTGGGACATtttgttcaagtttttattGCTGCCAGCAAATAAcaaggtttaaattaatttaataccCAGTTAAAACactcatttaaatatttgtatcttaacttaaacaaactttttagtttttaagtgaatttagattaaaaaacacTACCTACCAGGAGGAAAAAGAAGAGCATGATGCTTGTTCAGTACCTGCAGCTGCGATTGCGTGAGGACTGGCATGTATCCCAAAGATAACCTGCCCCCTGCTCACCACACCTACACgcataaaaaaagtaatgttacAGCCTAAACGCATAGATGAAAGCAACTTACGCCCTGCAGCCGTTCTCAGCCAGCAAAAAGATCTCACAGGAAAACCGGATGTGCAAAACTGCTgacacaaactgcaaaaaagcttaaaactctttagtaaatgacaaaaataagagataagaaaatgttagttttttagttgttgGCTACACTTGGAAGGACCGTATTCAATTCACAGGGACATGTTGGTTTAATATTCAGAGTCACGAGaaacaaaaactgctttttatttcttcctttaTTGTTAAAACCAGAAACAAATTGTCAAAGTTAGAcgtaaaaaatatttgcatttgtaAGACATGTTACtttcaaaaacaacacttttcttttttttttttttttactccaaatgGCCTTGTTTCATACATATTGCTTTAGTATTTTGACTTGTGAGAATACAGCTGAGTTCCTCTGCTTCAGCCTGCAGGGTCAAAGGCAGAGGACTCGTCATGccttaacaggaaaaaaaattagcatatttacagctCCCACAAAAGACCTCCATACTACACACAGAACTCCAGCATTTTGTTCAGCAGAGGGGCGGGAAGAAGGAGGGATAAGAGTCTCTTTAGGGAGTTTAAGTTTCCTGCCAGATTTTGCTCTTCAGTTTAAGTTGAAGACTCTGAAGACGAGAATAAGTGCTGCTCTTTCCTGGTTGGAGATGCAGAGAGCTTCATCTCTTTCTTGCTGCTCTGCGACTCCTCGTCATCAGAGCCGGCCAGCGGGGTGTCTGCCCCGGTCGCGTTGAGGGTCTGACTGTCAGAGGAGGAATCTGAGGATGTGGACACTATGCGAGGCTTCCTGTCCAGACCCTCAAGGACATTCAGAAAGCGTCCTTTACTGAGAGCTTCCTcgctgatgctgctgctgccttgcattgctaaaagagaaaaattgtgtCAGAAAATAGGACGCACACGTGGTACATGCAGTAAAAAGTCAGTTTATACCAGGAAGTGGAGAGGTGAGAACTCCATCATCTCCCACAGAGCTGAAGAAAACATCTAAACCCTCCTGATCTGATATGTCAATCAGCTCCATTTGGTCCAGCATGTCCACATTCACCTCCATGGACGAGATGCTGCCGATCGGAGCTGCTACGGGAGGGAAAGTGAGCattatttgtgtgaatgtggaCACAAGCTAACAATCAATCCAACTCACTTCTCTTGTAGTCCCTGATGGAAAGGTGCGCTGAGGACAGGTAGACGTCCACATCGTGCTGGAAAACCTCCTCGAAGAAGCGCTGTCTctccttcagcttcagctgctGAGCCGCATCCACATCTGGAAGCATCTGGCCACGCTCCGTTTCAGCTGGAGGAACAGAAGAGAACATCCCTGCAGCTTAGGTTAAAGCCTCTGGGAATCTAGAAGATCGTATTAAAACCTCACATGACAATCTGACCTCGTTGGAATAATTTAAAGTTCATTTATGTGTAGCAACCTCAGTTATATATTGACGCTTTACATATAGAACTATTTGGATTGAGGCTGGTGGCCAGAAGGTGGAGACATTGAGCTTTCAGTAAGAGGCAAAAGgaaattgttttagtttttttttttttgcaattctgCATGAAAAATAGCATGAAAAGTTACAGAGATAAAACCCAGGCTGCAGCATTTCTGAGACCACTAACACACTTTTGAAAAACAGCCCCGTCAGTGCTGATCGCAAGATCTTTGTGCAGCTGTAAATGGTTCCTTTATTAATCCTGTTTGAAGCCCAGTGTGATCTCATTTACCCCTCATCAGCATCATTTTAATAAAGCTAACAGCAATCTCCAACAGAGCAAGTAGAGGCACGACTCTCTGCAGGGCCTTtgctcaaaaacacaaagaatgcAGCAAAGTGAAAAcacggaaaaaaaaagatttttatcaaCTGCAAAAGGAAAAGTTGTTAAAATGATTGATATAGATCTGATAAACCTGGAAGCCAGAGATGATAAATGTAACTTTAggataaataatttgtaatcaAAACAGTGATACTCGCaggaaacagaaactttttaacaaatgatCTTCTTTGCAAATGATTTTTgcatttatctaattttttgaCAGATCTTCAAACAATCCtggcttttttgtgttgtttggtCATGAGGACAGTGTCTGGAAGTCTTAAGACCACAAGGGGATTGAGCTAATTGGATCAGGATCTTAAACTGTCTGAAATAGGAGTAAAGTGAAGCTTAACTGGTCTTTGTGGATGGAAGCAGCCACAGCATTTAAACACACCAGAAAGAACACGTTCAGCACAGGATGTTTGAGGACAGTTTAAACAACTGTCTCTGCTGCAGCCCTGTTGCGAGACATTCACCATGAACTGATCCTGATGGCCTAATAAAGAAGAAGTGAAGCATATCTGTGTCTTTCGGAGCTGCAGAGGCAGCAGCAGGTTGGCTTGTTTGCAGCTGCATCGGGTTGAGTCACAAACACATGCCGATCTCAGcatcaggtcagaggtcaggggGCTCTGGAGGGAGGAGACTGACAAGGCCAAGCCAAACCCCCAGAGTTCCTCTCTCAGCAGAGACTTTATAATGTAATATGGTGAAATTGAgtcacttttctctcatttttaccCTCAAAAATCTTCAACAGAATCTGAGTtagttaaagtccccctctgatgaaaatcctgtttgagtttttaacatgtgtggcaatttttcttcaatatttctccttttaaattgctgttaAACTGTTACAGAGACAagttctgtttgaattaatgagttttctttacatcacaacagcaaggatgtctagttcaggtgctggagaagagaagagggtattttcccattgactgcagtctttagcttttttgttttgattgcttgaataAACCAATTCCAATCCTAATAAAGGAAAAGTtaacttaaatatatttatttgaatgcATTTTTCTATTTCCAGCCTCCCTCCCCTCCATCCTCGCTCTCTGAATGTTTCTCTGTACACAGCCGTGAGGAATCAAGAAGGAATGGCGCTGATGAAGCAAAATGTCAGTCACAGTCAGGATCTGCCCGAATGAGGACGATCATGTGGgcttaaccctttgacacctgagGCATCGTTGGTGACGCTTaaccacaaaatctttaaacatactgaaactttttaatagttaacacgataattccagttgattttgaaggagaaaagcggcttttctccttcaaaatcaactggaattatcgtgttaacggtttaaaagttgcagtaaatcaaagtacataaacactggagctccggtatTAAAGGGTCAAAGAAAAGACTCCTTTGGTTAAAGGtaagacatttaaatttttttttattttaaagaaaagatcagtgaaatatttttggattaaaaagaTGCTTCCAGGTCTGATGATCCACACAAGCATCTCACTCAGGAGCCTGTTTCCCACCCTGTTAAGCACTGATTGATTTTGGCATTGATTGTTACTACTTAAAGTCTGGGTCCTGCAGGGAGCTGCAGGCTTTGGCTGCAGATGTATAACCTTACATTGATTTTACCTCACTATCCAGGTCTTCTTGCATCGGATCACTGGGATCTAGACAACAAGCTTTGGCAGCAGAAGCGCTCGCATGGGGAATCTTGGGCAGAGAGAGAAGCCTGTCTACAGTGTCGGCTGCTGATGAGATTACACGGTCAGAGTGCAACAGGCCTCCCGCACAACAGCAGGGTCTTTGGTTTCATGACACAAACCATCTgaagggagggagggagagttaaaaaaagaacctgCAGACATGACTTTGACCTGCTTTAACTATCAgaaggtttgtttttaaatatgtttttgacatttctcaGCCGTCTCTATGGGATCGAAGGGGAAAAAATGACCCAGCTGGACACGCAAAGTGACAGGAATAGAGTGGAGGAGGCCGGATGAGGGTGCACAAAGATCCTCCACTCAGGCAGCAGCCAGAGACAAGTCTCTTTCAGAGCCTCACAAAGGCAGCGATGTAAAGGAAATGGATCAGGCTTAATTATGATGCAAGTTCCAAGAAATCCCGCTGGAATCCACCCAACTGTGGTCTTCTCTGTGCTAAATAAAACTCTTCTCTTCATTAGGGAATCCCTGCCACCAGAACCGTCTTTTATACGAAACCGTCACATTGCGGCAAACCGCTtcagagcagaaaacaaaatacaatctGTACCGTTTGACTAAATCTCATCAGCACGTTTTCTAGAGCAagtacataaatgaaaaaagaaccaGGTCACTGGTGTCTGCTCAGCGTCATATTCCTCTTTACCTCATCACATTTCCTGATACGAACACGTGAAAGGCAAACAGCAGCACAAACCGGCAGATTTAGACTCAAACTGAGAGATGGGAGGCTGAGTGTCGGCTGCAGGCTGCTATTAGCCCATCGCTGTGCTAAAAGAAAATGGGAGCTCAGAGTCAGGCGGGCGGGCGGGTGGCCCTGTGACTCAGACGGGGAAGGTCACTGAGACAGTTTCACAGGAAGATCCAGTGTGGGCTGAATGCATCCAGTAAACCGTAATTCTGGAGAAAACAGTCTGTCAGACTCCCAGTTTGGTCCCGTCTTTTCTCAGGAATTTTCTCTTATCAAAAAATGAAGTCATTCCTGTTTACGTAGCTCTGACGGAGCTGCAGACACGCTAAACTAAATTTAAAgggcaataaaaaaataaataaattagttaaatcttattttctgtttgttttattgtgccTTCAATAGATTGAAACTGAGGATAAACTGTCAAACGTTTAACATCAAGATCTCAATTAGGTTTGTGATGTAGAGATTACAAAATATGGAGTCAATTTTCCCATCAGGCTGTGAATGTCATAACAGatacttaaataaatgtaaaggcAATCcctaataataaaatgatagaatgatgaaatgtaaatgttttttaggatgTGTAAAGTTCATAATTGTGAGTGTACAAAAttatataattgtattttatgtttagttttattaGGTAGAAGCTCTAGTATAAACTCAAATGGTTTTTTTGcctcatctgtttttgtttttttgcaatatgttgTTTAAGTGcaaataagtaaacaaatacatttattctttatttaacatttctaaACAATGGGAGGATCAGCCCCTTGAGATGGCACATCTCGTTTTTGAGGGGTTCCTCTTCAAACGGATAACTTAAATGAAGACGGAGTATAGTGTAATCGACAAAAAGGAATGCAATTAAGATATAAATAAAGTATATAACCAATACTCATATAACTCCACATTCACACACAAGcaacccacacaaacacacacacacatgtgtaACAGCTCTCAATTTTTTAACGGTCATCACAAtgcttttaacaaaacaaatacagttaAAGCACAGAGAATAAACAATATAACGGACAAAACCAAACacgatatttaaaaaaaggacacaaaGGTTTAGGAATTAAGTCATATAATGAGAACCAGTGCAAATATCTTTTAAATCTTCTGAAAGAGCTGATATCGGAAATACTAGGTTTGGAACAGTAAAGTATGGTGTCATCGGCATACAAATGAATATTACATTCAGAACAGCAGTTTGGCAGGTCATGTACATACATAAAAagtaggaaaataaataaacaacatctaataaataaaataataagtaaataacttgaaaaataaacagatgcacataacacataaaacaaaaaaactaataataaaaaataaatattaacacataaactaacaaataacaaaactgtaaataaataaataaacaaacaaaatctaatAATAGATAAATGAttaataacacaaaacaaactaaCTTAACTAtgttaaacaaatgaaaaactaataaataaaaacacaaactaacaaataaaaaaataaacaaaactagttattaaacagacaaaaaataaataaataaagatggtGCTTTCAAGAGTTTAGTTATTTAACTAGTTTCTTCTGGCATCTAGACACAGAATTCACCATAGATCTtgacgtattttttttttatttttggcactAATTCTGTTTTAAGATCTTCAGGGCAAGGCGGTGTCAAGAACGCCGCTGACGTCAGAGTCACCCCCCTCCCTCGTGCCCCACAGAGACATTAACACAGTTTATAGGTCAACGCTCTAGCCTACTAGCCTCTGTAGCCCCACCAGAAGGCTCTCATAAGTTCTGATTAACACAATAGGATTTACCAGATGACAAAGTCCTGACCCGAGTTTCTTTGTCTGCTCGGAACAATCCTCTCACAGGCAGAGAGAAACGGCAGACTTTAAATAATCTTAGCAAGCGAAGCGGACAGTGGAGCTTCAACAatcaaatattaacaaattGTATCTGATCACCTGTTGACTGACCTGATTATTAGGTCACCTCCCAAAACTTTAgataaagatggaaaaacagaTCAATTGTCTGTCAAAATGGCATAAAATCAGTTTTGACAATGCAGTGCTGCTTTTTTCATCCCTGCAGAGAATGAGTGGAATGTTCTGTTGAACCAAACAGTGTCAGATGTTCCTCCTCTGTTAAGACTGGAAGGAGGATTTGATCTGCCGAACAGTCTGTGCAGTCCTCCCAAGACAAGCAGCAGAGCGCAAAGAATAGGAATCCTGTTAATGTCTGCATGAGCTCTGAAGCAAGACTTAAATATTGCAGCAGAAAAaccttatttttcttctttactgcTCTCAAAACATCCAAATCACATTAGCCTGTACTTGTACAAAGACACACACTCcaggtttttattaaaattaaattattgattCCTGCAAAGCAGCTTCAAAGTAacatctccatggcaaccatgcAAAGTTTGCATCCACGAAACTTACGTCAGCTCCAGAACATCCTGCACATTTGTAATTTTGAGACATAGATGTCCAAACATCCGACTAAAAGACCTTCAACTTCAGTTTTTCCACACAAgctaaataaatctaaatcagaaatgtatttGATGCTGCTTGAATCActaaaaaagttggatttttatCAGTATAGTGTTACCTGTTGACtcctttttaaatctttgtgtcATGCCTCTAACCACTCAGACACACTTGAGAAATCACTGCTGCCTGCATCTGCCGGCTCAGAACACCACCGGCGTTCCTGACAATAATAAAGACCAGGTCTGCGTCTGCAGAGCTGCTCAGCTCAAAGTGTTAACCTGATGCAAGGCTGTGGAGTCTCAGACATTAGCTGTGGGCTCTCACAAGCCTCCAGGCGGTGATCACAACGCAGTAAATCCAAGCTCTTCCTGCATATGAGTTCCCCTCACATTGGTAAACTCCAATCCCGTTTAATCCTCAGTGCGCGATTAATTAGCGTTGTTGCCCTGTTGAGGCTGGGGCTTTGTTTTGGAAAAGAGACCAGCTGTTTGTggttttcaatatttaaaattagaaCAAGAGTCTTTCTTTGCTTTGTAATTACATTTATGCAACAAATCAAACCATCCGATTATCAGTCAGAGTCAAAAAAAGGAGTTTAGAACAACCACATTTTGTGACATTGTCATTACGTTCTTCtcaatcctgttttttttttccccaagtctTGTATAATTTCTGCTCTATAGAAAAATGTACCGTATTTTGGATCAGAAGTCCAATATTGGCATTTTGTGGATGTCGTAAATGTGTTTTGATCCCCCGTTATTCTGTCTGAAGTATCTTCCTATAAATCTGATTAAATGTTTCTGTCAACATGAGTCCCAACTACCAAAGAGGATGTGCTACTTTATAATGAGAGTTTGTAAAACCcaatttttaattctatttttttggagTTATCCACAAATATTCCATTTAGTGTAATTCCCTAAAATTATCAGGAATTGTGATGTTTCCAAATGAGCTTACATTAACAGAATCTTATCCATATGGAGTTAAGGCAGAAGTTTTATAAAAGTCCGACTCCAATTatccattttaaaattcttcccagtggtcttttaattatgattgtgcatttttttttgccaaaatccccccaaaaaactgtattttttcaagaaCAGGAGTGGGTCAACTTCAGCCCACGGGCCAAATGCGGCCCGCTAAcctatttaatctggcctgcAAAACTGGAACAAATTATACTGATAATCCTTAATAATGTTTCTTGTTCTGTGTGGTttctccccatagatggtgcactataaataaaattgctCTCCAGTAGGATTGTGTTGATAAAAATGGATTAATCGCTGTGGATCGATCTAGGCtttatagatcaataatcgatcaataaaagtagagattgatctaacacacaatgctaaagtctgctagcttgatgctaacatataatgggatttcccataggacggctaaggCTGACGCTCAGtcaacataaacatacattgttgactaaatgaaaatcttGATATTATGGAAGTCTTTTTTAGCCATATTTCAAAGTATTGTGCAATTCTCAATTGACA is drawn from Oryzias melastigma strain HK-1 linkage group LG5, ASM292280v2, whole genome shotgun sequence and contains these coding sequences:
- the LOC112144561 gene encoding dysbindin isoform X2, with translation MSSSSASFHSKRLPSETERGQMLPDVDAAQQLKLKERQRFFEEVFQHDVDVYLSSAHLSIRDYKRTPIGSISSMEVNVDMLDQMELIDISDQEGLDVFFSSVGDDGVLTSPLPAMQGSSSISEEALSKGRFLNVLEGLDRKPRIVSTSSDSSSDSQTLNATGADTPLAGSDDEESQSSKKEMKLSASPTRKEQHLFSSSESST
- the LOC112144561 gene encoding dysbindin isoform X1 codes for the protein MSSSSASFHSKRLPSETERGQMLPDVDAAQQLKLKERQRFFEEVFQHDVDVYLSSAHLSIRDYKRTAPIGSISSMEVNVDMLDQMELIDISDQEGLDVFFSSVGDDGVLTSPLPAMQGSSSISEEALSKGRFLNVLEGLDRKPRIVSTSSDSSSDSQTLNATGADTPLAGSDDEESQSSKKEMKLSASPTRKEQHLFSSSESST